The Echinicola jeungdonensis genome segment TTTTCGAGGGCTTTGATCCCACAGTCCAGGGAGACAATCAGTTTAAAGTCGTTTTCAGCGGCATAACGGACCCCCTTTTCAGAAATCCCGTAACCTTCCTGATATCGATCGGGAATATAAAAATCAACATGGGGATAAAATTCATGCAAATATCCATAAAAAAGGGCCACGGAAGTGGTTCCATCCACATCATAATCACCGTAGATCAGGATCTTTTCATTTTGGTTTACAGCCTGGACCAAGCGATCCACTGCAATATCCATATCTTTCATCAAAAAAGGCGGATGGATTTTATCCAGATCTGGCCTGAAATACTCTTTGGCTTGTTGAAAATCATCCACGCCTCTGTTCACCAGCAAATTGGCCAATGTTGGGTTTACATTAATCTCACTGCTAAGGGATTGTACTGTTATTGGATCTGCTTTACTTTTTATTTCCCACCTAAACTCCATGCGGTCTAAATTACTAAACTATAATGCTTCTATATCAAAAAAATGTGCAATAATTTGATCCAGTTTGAATCCTCCTTAGGTAAACCACGGATTATCAAATAGATGAAAAGAAAAATGGATATTTCGGAAGAACAACCTGGAAAAAGGTTTTGGGGCAAATTAGTTTAGAAGTATGCGAAATTTATTATTGGGGAGTTCACCCTTTCTTACTCCACCACCTGATCCATCACCTCATGTAACTTTACCCTTTTACCATCTTTATAAGGAACAATCCAGGCGGTGCTGATGCCAATTTTTCGCATCAATTTCTTAAAAGTATTGGCCTCTTCATAGTCCCGGTAATATCCAATCAGCATCTTCTGCATATTATCATTCTTCTCTACCTCCATGGCAAAATCTGATGGAATTTCCTTTTCATATTCCTTTTGGGTCAGGGCACCAATTTGCACCCTAAAGACCACCCCATGATTCCATTCCTCTTCATGAAGCTCTTCATGGGCTTTTTCCATCATCACACTGGTATAGTCCTCCTCCAATTGATCATACTTTTCCTGTAAGGTTTGCATGGCCATTTTTTGATTGGCCATCATTTCCTCCACAGCCTTCAATTTCAGAGCTTTTGCTTTCAGAGAATCTATCTGTTGTTCCTGTCCTTTTAATTGCTCTTTGAGGGCTTTGAGATCTTCTGGGTCCATTTTTCGGATTTCTTTTTTAAGGGCTTTTTTTTCATCCCTGGATAGTTGCGCGAAAGCGGAAGTAGTCCCCACCAATACCAAACAAAGGTAAAAGCAACTCAAGAAAAGGTATCTTAAAACCATATTTCCTATTATGATTTAGCTATAAATAAAAAAAGAAGAAGCATTATGTACGTAAAGTACAAAATACACTTCTTCTTTTAAAATTTGGATAAAGTAAAGTTAAAATATCGGTCTTTTTAGATTTAAAATGACCGGAATTTTACTTCAAACCTCCAATCATATCTTCTGGTTTTACCCATTCGTCAAATTGCTCATCAGTAAGGTAACCCAAATCCAAGGCTGCCTCTCTCAAGCTGGTTCCTTCTTTATGGGCTTTTTTAGCAATGGCAGCCGCCTTTTCATAACCGATATGGGTATTGAGGGCAGTTACCAACATCAATGAGTTTTCCAGGTGCTTCTGGATAAATGGCGTATTTGGCTCAATACCAATAACACAATTGTCATGGAAAGACACACAGGCATCTCCGATAAGACGGGCAGAAGTCAACAAGTTGTGCACCAACATAGGCTTGAACACATTCAGTTCAAAATGGCCATTGGAGCCACCCACTGAAACTGCCGTATCATTACCAATTACCTGGGCACAAACCATGGTCATGGCTTCAGCCTGGGTTGGGTTTACTTTCCCTGGCATGATAGAAGAACCGGGCTCATTCTCAGGAATCAATATTTCACCGATTCCTGAACGGGGGCCGGAAGAAAGCATCCTGATATCATTGGCAATTTTCATCAAGCTAACCGCCAATTGCTTCAAAGCACCATGGGTTTCAACAATCGCATCATGAGCCGCCAAGGCTTCAAATTTATTAGGAGCAGTAACAAATGGTTGGCCAGAAAATTCAGCAATCTTTTTGGCCACCAACTCCGCATAACCTTTAGGGGTATTCAAGCCTGTACCTACTGCAGTTCCTCCCAAGGCCAATTCAGAAAGGTGGGCCAGGGTATTTTTCAAAGCTCTAAGGCCATGATCCAACTGCGCCACATAACCTGAAAATTCCTGTCCCAAAGTCAATGGCGTTGCATCCATAAAGTGGGTACGTCCGATTTTCACCACATCCATAAATTTATCGGACTTGGCCTTCAGCGTATCCCTTAGTTTTTGAACCCCAGGGATGGTGGTTTCCACAACCATTTTGTAGGCCGCAATGTGCATGGCAGTTGGGAAAGTATCATTGGATGATTGTGATTTGTTCACATCATCATTGGGGTGGATTTTTTTCTGTTCATCTTCCAGGCTACCACCTAAAAGCACATGCCCACGGTAAGCAATCACCTCATTGGCATTCATATTGGATTGGGTACCGGAACCGGTTTGCCAGATCACCAATGGAAACTGGTCATCCAATTGGCCTTCAAGGATCTCATCACAAACTTTGGCAATGGTATCTGCTTTGTCCTGAGGCAACACGCCCAACTCTGCATTGGTCAAAGCAGCAGATTTTTTCAGGATAGCAAAGGCATGGGTAATTTCAAGAGGCATCCGGTTGCGTTCACCTCCGATTTTAAAGTTATTGATGGATCTTTGGGTTTGGGCTCCCCAGTATTTGTCCGCAGGGACTTCCACAGGGCCCATGGTGTCTTTTTCTACTCTGTATTTCATTGGTATGTTATGGTTTTTATATTATTCGTTAAAAATCAAAGGCCAAAAAGCCGGCTTCTGCACTACACAAAGCAGGAGGGGTTTTTAAAGGCGTTGCTAAATTACTACCTGAGGGTTAAAAACCATAAATGAAGCTTGAATTTGTCCCCAAAATCATTTGTTTTTTTGGAGGCTAAGCATTTCATGGAAAATTTCCTGGGACTGTTTGACCTTTCTTTTGAAATGGATCCAAGCAAAAATGATATTTCCAACACCCACCGTAATGGTGATCAGGGCAAACCAAGGCTCGGAAGCTGCAAAAAAGAAAAAGATCCCCATGGCCAATGTTACTACAGACCAAAAGATCAAAAAGAAAATGGACCCAGAAAAAAGGGTGAAATCCAAAAAGATGATGCAACCTGAGGGCGTCGACTCTACTTTTCCCTTAATTAAAGGCAAAAAACTATCTGCCTTGTTGATGAGTAGGGAAAGCCGAAAACTATCCTTTTCCACCCTGCCATTAAATAAAGGTTGATGCACAGCCTGTTCCCCACGATAGGTTAGGTAATCCACTTTTTGGGTTACCGATTTCAATCGCATAATCACTTCCTCTAAGCTCATGGAGGAAACCAATACTTCACTATAGCGGGGCAAGTAGTGCATCTTCAAGTCCTGCCTCCTCAGGCTATTTTAGGATTTGTAAGCGATGCAGGAGATTTCCACATTTACATTTTTGGGCAATTTGCTTACTTCCACCGTTTCACGGGCTGGGGGATTGTTATTGAAATATTGCCCATAGGCATCATTGATGGTGGTAAATTCATCCATGCTTTTAATAAAAATAGAACATTTTACCACATCTCCAAAATTATAACCTGCTGCATTGAGGATGGCATCAATATTTTTCATTACGGCATGTGTTTCCTCAGTAATGTTTTCATTGACAAGCTCTCCAGTCTCTGCATCCAAAGCAATTTGCCCAGAAACAAAAAGAGTATTTTCTACTTTTACCGCTTGGCTATAGGGGCCGATGGGAGCAGGGGCTTCCTTAGAATAAATAATTTCTTTTGCCATATTGATTCAATTTTTGACCAATTTAGGGAATTCCTTTGAAAATGGATACCAGGAATTAAGTACTAGGCACAAGAACTGAAAATAATAATATGTGGTATTTGGCACCCTCCGAAAATTAATTCAAAATCTTGGGTATTTATTGAGTCAGAGATTAAACTTTTATAGTCCCGCGGCACAGTTGGCGGGACAACCAGGCAAAGCCAGTGGAACAACCGGTATCGTATTCCGATGAAAACGGAAGTCTTAAGGATTACCCCACCCTACCAATACTCAAATCTAATACTGCCCAAATAAAAAAACGCAGATGAAACTACCCTTCATCTGCGTTTTTAAATATTGATAATCCAAAAGCTATTAGGCTTCTGTTTTTCCTTTTGTCAGCAATTCTTTAGTCAACTTGTTCAAAGCTTCCACTTTATATTGGAAATCATCCTTCAAAGTATCACGGTATTGATTGATATTTTTTACCATATCATCAATATCATCCGGAATAATTTCCTCCAGTAATTGCCTTAATCTTTTGGCAATCGTAGGGGATTTTCCATTGGTGCTGATGGCAATTTTCACATTGCCCTTGGTCACGATACCTCCCAAATAGAAGTCGCAAAGATCTGGTGTATCAGCCACATTGACTAGCAAATACCGTTCTTTGGCGTCCAGATGGATTTGCTTATTGACTTCTTTATCATCGGTGGCAGCTATGACAATGTGTTTTCCAGCAAGGTATTTTTCGTGATAATCATCCTCAATAATGGTGATGTGCTTGCTTTGGGCTGCCATTTCTCTGACCTCTGGGGAAATCCAATTGGCCACAATAGTTACATGCGCATTGGGGCTGGACTTGAGGAGGAAAGTTAATTTTTCCAAACCAACATTCCCTGCACCTACCAATAAAGTATTGAGCTTTGCAACCTTTAAGAATACGGGATATAATTCATTCATGGCTAATTCATTGGATTAAATGGGAAATGGGTCAGCATTCCCTTTCTAAGGGAAATTGTTTTCCTTTAGAGGGAATTGATCACTTCTTGGTATAAAGCGGCCATTTTGAGGCTTTCCCGGACCACTTCTCCTACAATGATAACAGCTGGGGCACCTATTCCGGTTTCCTTAACCTTTTGTTCAATATCATGAATGGTCCCAGCCACCACCTTTTCCTGGGGAGTGGTTCCGTTTTGGATCAGGGCAATGGGGCATTCTTTTTTGCCGGCATTTGAATAAGCTTGGACAATTTCAGAAAGCTTCCTAGTGCCCATAAGGATCACCACAGTTGCGGTGGACTGTGAAGCTATTTGGATATCCCTGGACAATTGCCCAGAAGAAGTGGTTCCTGTTATTACCCAAAAGCTTTCAGAAATCCCTCTTTTGGTAACCGGAATCCCCTGTGAAGCAGGCACGGCCACGCTGGAAGTAATACCAGGGATGACCTCGGTTTCAATACCATATTGCTTTACATGGTCAATTTCCTCTGCTCCCCTTCCAAAAACAAAGGGATCGCCACCTTTGAGCCTGACCACATGCCCATATTTAAGGGCATAGTGGACGATCAGGCTATTGGTGTCTTCTTGAGGGTTATTTTTACTGCCATGCCTCTTGCCCACAAAGACCTTGAGGGCATTTTTTGTGGCATGCTTCAATAAAGATTTATCAACTAAGGCATCATAAAGTATCACATCCGCTTTGCCAAGGGCCAAAATCCCTTTTAGGGTGATCAATTCTGGATCACCAGGGCCGGCACCTACCAGCGTTAATTTCGGCGTGATGCTTGTTGTCATGCTTGTACCTCCTTGGCTCGGTAATCGCTGATGGCATGATATACCTTTTCAGCTTTTTCATAGTAAGCTTTGGCAAAATCTTCGGTTGGTTCATTGTTTTTGATTTCATAAACAATGTCAGCAAAGCTGCTGCCCAAATCCATTTTACCCGCTTCTATAAATATTTCATCAAACTTCTCTACAATGTTAGCGTAGGAATTGGCTGATTTTCCTTCAGAAACCAAAATGGCTTTCGCAGAATTGATCAACGCGGCATAGGTATGGTAAATACCATTGGACCATTTTTGCGCTTTAAGGTTGTCCTCAGCATCGGCCAGTTTTTCCCTGGATTCCAAAAGCAAGGTAGAAACCAAATCAATCACTACACCGGCACATTCACCTACTCCCACCGCTTTGACATAAGGACGGTCATTGCCCCAATCAATAAAGTCGGATTCTACTACATCGTCTGTACTGGTCAAAGGCTTAAGATTTTCATAGAAATACATCTGGCCTTGACGGTCATAGTAGTCCACAAAGCTTTCCCCTTTTTCAGCATTTTTCTCAAAATCATCCAAAATGATTCTTAGTGCTTGAGGAGCTCTTTTACTTGGGATCTTGATCACTTTGTCTGCAAACCTTCCTTGGCCGTCACCTATAGTTCCTCCACCCAACAATACCTGAAGGGCAGGAATCACGGATTTGCCCACCTTGATGGACATGCCCTGGAAGCCAATAGAAGCCATATTGTGCTGACCACAGGCGTTCATACACCCTGACAATTTGATGGTCAGGTCCTTATTGGACAAATATTGTGGATATTCCTTGAATATAATTTCTTCCAATACACGGGCAGCACCGGTACTACTGGCAATTCCAAGATTACAAGTATCAGTACCTGGACAAGCAGTAAGGTCTCCAAAAGTATTGTAACCATAGGCGACCATGTCCAGTTTTTCAAGTTCTTTATAAAGTACAGGCACCAATTCTTCCTTCACATCCCTGATCAGGATATTTTGGCGCAGGTTAAGCCTGATTTCATTATTGGCATATTTATTAATCAAATAAACCAATTGTCTAGCTTTATCAGTGTAGAAGTCGCCCAAGTGCACCTTGATACCAATGGCCACATAGCCTTTTTGCTTTTGTGGAATTACATTGGTTTCCAACCATCTTTCATAAGCCGGTCCTTCTGGAGTTTCCACCGCTGGAATTTCGGGATTAGGAAGGGTTTGATTGGCTTCATAGTCTTTATGGTCGATTGGATAGGATTTGTAGGGAACAGCCTTTTGTTCTTCTTCCACCAATTTTAGGAAAGCTTCCAATCCAATATCCTTGATCAGGAACTTCATCCTGGCTTTCATCCTCTTGGCACGCTCACCATGTCGGTCAAAAATCCTAACCACACCTTCTATGAAAGGAATGATTTTATCTGTTTCAAGGAATTCATAGACCACATCTGCATGGCGAGGTTGAGAACCAAGTCCTCCACCCAAAAGCACTTTAAACCCTCTCACTTCCTTTCCATCAACTTCTTTGATTTTAGGAATGAAGCCCAGGTCATGAAGGTAAGTCAGGCCGGTATCTTCTTCACTGGAAGAAAAGGCAATTTTAAACTTCCTTCCCATTTCCTGGCAGATTGGATTCCTAAGCATATGCTTAAAGGTAGCATCCGCATAAGGAGTCACATCAAAAGGTTCGTTGGGGTCGATGCCTGCCATTTCAGAGGCAGTGACATTCCTTACAGTATTACCACAAGCCTCCCGAAGGGTGACTTCATCCTGTTCCAGCTCTGACCAAAGCTCTGGAGTTCGGTCCAAGCTTACATAGTGGATCTGGATGTCCTGACGAGTGGTGATGTGCAATCTTCCTGTGGAATACTTATCGGAAACTTCGCAAATCCGCTTCAATTGCTCCCCGGAAACCCTTCCGTAGGGCAATTTGATTCGGATCATCTGTACCCCTTGCTGACGCTGGCCATAAATACCTCTGGCCAGACGCAGACTTCTAAATTTTTCTTCATCAATTTTACCGTCCCTGAAAAGTGAAATTTTCTTTTCAAGTTCGATTATATCTTTTTCCACTACGGGATTTTCTATCTCTGATCTAAAGCTTTGCATAGCGGTCTTTTGATTTTTTTGTGATTAGGTCAAAGGCCAATTTCATCATTACCCAGCTCATTGTCAAACAATTCTGGATTTAGCCTTTTCCATTTATTGAATGAAACCTACACTTGTCGTGTCAAAGGAACCTTCATCGATTAAGATAAAACTTCCATTTGATTTATTGACATTGTAAGGATCAAAGTGAATCGGTTTGCTCAACCTGAAATTCACTTTTCCGATATCATTAAGTTTGAGTTGGTCAGCAGGTTCCTGACCTGAGAAATCGGTATGAATTAAACCTTCAATGCTGTCCACTTTGGCCAAAACCTGGTTGACACCATGTTGAAGGATATATTTTGCTCCGATTTGCAAAGGCTTACTGTTCACCTGGCAAACGGTGGCAGATAATTGTTTTTCAGATTTTGGCAGTTCATTGGATTTCACCAACATGTCCCCACGGCTTACATTAACCTCATCCTCAAGGGTGATGGTAATGGAGCTTTCAGGAACGGCTTCATCATACTCTTGGTCAAAGAAATGAATGGCTTTCACTTTGCTTTGGGTTAGAGAAGGCAATACGGTCACCTCATCCCCAACAGCAAGATTCGCCCCGTACAACTTTCCAGCAAAACCCCGGAAATCGTGATGGGTATCCGTCTTTGGACGTACCACATATTGGACTGAAAAACGGGCGGCACTGTGGCCTTCCAAATCATCAATCTCCAATCCTTCCAGGTAATCCAACAAGCTAGGACCTTTGTACCATGACATTTTATCTGATCCCCCGGCGATATTGTCACCATGAAGGGCACTTACTGGAATAAAGGTCACCTGATCTTCAGTATAACTGCTTTTTGCAATCAGGTCTTCAAAGTCTTTTTTTATTTCATCAAAAACCTCCTGCTCATAGTCCACCAAGTCCATCTTATTGATGGCCACAATAACATGTCCCACTCTCAAAAGGTTGTTGATAAAGAAGTGACGGTAAGTCTGTTCGATCACTCCTTTTCTGGCATCGATCAAAATAATAGCAACCTTGGAAGTAGAAGCTCCCGTAACCATGTTCCGGGTATATTCTACGTGACCAGGGGTGTCGGCAATGATATAATTGGTTTTGTCGGTATTGAAATAAATATGGGCCACATCAATGGTAATACCCTGCTCTCTTTCTGCAACCAATCCATCTGTAGCTAAAGAAAAATCCAAATAATCAAATCCCTTTTGTTTACTGTTCCGCTCAATGGCTTCCAGTTTATCAGTGGTCAGTGATTTGGTATCATACAATAGCCTTCCGATGAGGGTACTTTTTCCATCATCCACACTTCCTGCAGTAGCTATATTGACAAGTTTTCTATTTTCAGTGCTCATTTTTTTCTTTTTTAAAGAATCGTGAAGTTTTGTTTTGTGCCTGGAATCGGTTTTTCTCGGTTTTAATTAGACCTAGAAATAACCTACTTTCTTCCTGTTTTCCATGGCTGCTTCGGAGCGTTTATCATCGATCCTGGCTCCTCTTTCAGAGATGGTGCTTTCCCTGATTTCATCCACCACCTCTTCCAAAGTCTCCGCATTGGAAAGCACGGCTGCTGTACAGGTCATGTCACCCACAGTTCTAAATCTTACCATTCTTTCTTCCACTTCTTCATGGTCTTCACGGTACACATGTTCAGAAGCTGACCAGATCAATCCATCACGCACAAAAGTTTCCCTTTTGTGGGCAAAATAAATGGAAGGAATTTTAATATTTTCAGTTTTGATATATTCCCAAACATCTAGTTCAGTCCAGTTTGAAATGGGGAATGCCCTAACATTCTGTCCTTGGCCGATTCTCCCGTTCAGCATGTCGAACAGCTCAGGACGTTGGTTTTTTTCATCCCATTGTCCAAAATCATCCCTTACGGAAAATACTCTTTCTTTTGCACGGGCTTTTTCCTCATCCCTTCTTGCCCCGCCAATGCAGGCATCAAACTTAAATTCTTCAATGGCATCCAACAAGGTGGTGGTCTGAAGGGAGTTTCTGCTGGAATAGCGTCCTTTCTCCTCAGTCACTTTTCCTTGATCGATGGCATCCTGTACATTCCGGACGATCAATTCAAGCCCAAGTTCTTCTACCAATTGATCCCTGAATTCAATGGTCTCAGGGAAATTATGTCCAGTATCCACATGCAAAAGTGGAAAAGGTATCCTAGCAGGATAAAAAGCTTTCTGAGCCAACCTTACCAAAGTAATGGAGTCTTTTCCTCCGGAAAATAACAATACAGGTCTTTCAAATTGCGCCGCAACTTCTCTAATGATCTGAATGGACTCAGCTTCTTTCGGATTTGGAACAAATATATTATTCATGCTAAACATCTATTTTGTATGTAAACCACATTCTTTTTTTGAATTTTCCCACCACCAACGGCCGGCCCGGGGATCTTCCCCTGGTTCAATCGCACGGGTACATGGAGCACAGCCAATGCTTACAAACCCTTTGTCATGCAAGGGATTGTAAGGGATTTTGTTGTCCTGAATATATTGAAGCATGTCATCCATACTCCAGTCCAACAATGGATTATATTTTAAAATTTGGTTGCCTTCATCCCACTCGATCTTTCGCATGGAACTCCGGTTATTGCTTTGCTCTGATCTCAATCCAGTGATCCAAATCGTATTCCCTTCCAATGCCCGCTTCAAAGGTTCCACCTTGCGGACATAGCAACAATTTTTTCTGTTTTCAGGAGACAAATACATACCGTTGATGCCCATGTCATTGACCAGCTCCTCAACGGATTCAGATTTGGGGAAATAAGTTTTGATTTTAACCTTGTACTTAGCTTCTGTCCTGGAAAGCAAGTCATAGGTTTCATAAAACAATCTTCCAGTGTCCAAAGTAAATATGTTGACAGGAAGCTTGTTTTTGGCAATGATCTCTGTAATCACCTGATCCTCCTGTCCCAAAGAGGTAGAAAACACCACTTTTCCTGGATACAATTCGCAAAGCTGCGAAATTGCCTCAACAATAGAAAGCTTTTCTACCCGAACAGATAAATCATCTATAAGTTCCTTATTCATCTCTTTTTTAGTTTTGTGCGGCTTTTTCCCAAACACGTTCGTGAAGGTAATAAAGGACCATTTTACTGACAACCTCAATAGATCCAATGGATAGGGCCATATCGACCTGGCCGGTCACCCAATAAGAAATCACCATGGTATCTATGGTTCCCACCAACCTCCAGGATATGGACTTGATCACGCTCTTGGCGTTGCTATCCCTTCCTTCATTATCTGCAAATATTCTTCGAAGAGGCTGATCAAAAATCATAGACTTCCCTAATTAGTTGAACCACAAAAGTATATAAAACCTATAAAAAAAGTAGGGTTTATAGGAAAATTTTTTTTAATCCTTATCCAAAATATCTGCCAAGGTCTTGTTTTCCAGTATATTAAGTGTTTCATCTCTCACCTGGATCATTACCTTATTCAAACCGCAAACATCTTGGTCCCTACATTCTTCACAAGGCTCGTAGTAGTTCAAACTCACACATGGCAATAATGCAATTGGCCCGTCGAGTAAACGGATTACCCTGGAAAGTGGAATTTCATGGGGTTCTTTAATAAGATAATAACCTCCCCCTTTTCCTTTTTTACTTCCCAATAGACCCGCCTTTTTCAATTCCAAAAGGATATTTTCTAAGAATTTATGAGAAATGCCGTATTCGGCAGCAATATCCTGAATCAGAACCGAACCGTCCTCCTGGTGTTTTCCCAGGTAGGTCAACGCATGAAACGCATATTTTGTTTTCTTGGATAGCATCCTACAAAAATAGGAGTTTTAAGGAATTCATCCCATCAAGTACCATTAATTTCAATTTATCTACATATAATACCATGATAACCTCTAAAGTTCCCTTGTACTATCCTAATTATAATTAGGCATGGAGCACTCTTTCCTGGGCCTACTTTCCCTAAACCCAATACTAACTTAGTTAAAGCGAAAATCCCCACCATAATGGGCGGGGATTTTCAAAAATTAGCACCAAAAGGAAACTAGATCATATCCACGCTTCTTTTAACAAATTCTGTAAGGTCTTTGCCTGACAGCATTCCCTGAGACAACATGGCCAAATCAAAAGCCTGTTTGGCCAACCTGGTCTGGTCTTCTTTATTCTCTGCTTTGAGGATTTTGTCCACGACTTTATGGTTACCATTGATGGCTACCTTATAGCTATCTGGCATAGCCCCATAGAAGCCCATGCCACCTCCACCGGTTTGGGCCATGTCTTTCATCCTTCTCATAAATTCTTCCATGGTTATGGTCACCGGCAATTCTTCTGGACTCAAGCCTTCCACTTCAACAGAAAAGTTTTGGTTGTCAATAGCTTTTTCGAAGATTTCTTTCACCTGCTTGGTCTGATCTTCTGTCAGAACGTTTTCTGGTCCTTCGTCTTTCTTGATCAATTTATCTGCCACATCAGCATCCACACGCTTTAATGAGGTTTTTTCCAGCTTTTGCTCAAGGTGATTGATGAAATGGCTATCAATTGGAGAATCCATCACCAATACATCATAATCCTTTTTATTTGCCGACTGGATAAAGGCATCTTGTTTGGCAGCATCTGTACTGTATAGGAAAATAGTCTGGCCATCTTTATCGGTTTGGTTGGCTTTTACTTTTTCCTGGTATTCATCCAAAGTAAAAAATTCCCCGGCGGTATTTTTCAGCAGTGCAAAATCCTTTCCTTTTTCGTAGAATTTTTCCTCACTGATCATACCATACTTCACAAACAGCCCTACATCATTCCACTTTTCTTCAAAACCCTTTCGGTCCTTTTTGTAAAGTTCACCTAATTTGTCAGCCACCTTTTTGGTAATGTAATTGTTGATCTTCTTTACATTACTATCTGACTGAAGGAAACTCCTGGACACATTCAATGGAATATCAGGGGAATCAATTACCCCATGCAGCAACATCAAAAATTCAGGGACGATATCTTTCACTTCATCAGTGATAAATACCTGTCTTGAAAACAATTTGATTTTGTTGCGCTGCAACTCAAATTCATTTTTGACTTTGGGGAAATAGAGTACACCGGTAAGGTTAAACGGATAATCCACGTTCAAATGGATCCAGAAAAGTGGATCCTCGCTCATAGGATACAGCTCTTTATAAAAATTGAGGTAATCCTCGTCTTTCAGTTCATTTGGGGATTTAGTCCATAAAGGCTCGGTGGTGTTAATAATATTGTCCACCTCCACAGATTTATATTTTGGCTTACCTTCATCGTCCTTGCCATCTTCCACACTCTCGGTTTTGGTTTCAAACTTGATGGGAACTGGCAGGAACTTGCAATATTTATCTAGAATCTGCTGAATTTTCCATTTGTCCAAAAATTCTTCAGAATCTTCATTGATATGAAGGGTGATTTCTGTGCCTCTTTCCTTCCTGTCTCCAGGACCTATTTCAAATTCAGTACTTCCATCACATGTCCATTTGGCAGGCTCAGCCCCTTCCTGATAGCTCAGGGTCTGGATATCCACCCTATGAGCCACCATAAAGGCAGAATAGAAGCCCAATCCGAACTTACCTATGATTTCATTGGCATCTTTTGCATCTTTAAATTTCTCCACAAATTCGGTCGCCCCAGAGAATGCAATCTGGTTAATGTATTTTTTGACCTCTTCTGCAGTCATCCCGATTCCTTTATCGGTAACGGTGATGGTTTTCTTGTCCTTGTCAAAACTTACTTCAACTGTCAAATCCCCCAAATCACCAGAGTATTGCCCCAATGTAGCCAAACGCTTAACTTTTTGCGTTGCATCCACCGCATTGGAAACTAACTCACGAAGGAAGATTTCGTTATCTGAATACAAAAACTTCTTAATGATCGGGAAAATATTCTCGGTATGAATCGAGATGGTACCTTTCTCCTGCATAACTATTTTCGTTTTATATTTATTTTCAATGGAATAATTCCTTCA includes the following:
- a CDS encoding sulfate adenylyltransferase subunit 1; this encodes MSTENRKLVNIATAGSVDDGKSTLIGRLLYDTKSLTTDKLEAIERNSKQKGFDYLDFSLATDGLVAEREQGITIDVAHIYFNTDKTNYIIADTPGHVEYTRNMVTGASTSKVAIILIDARKGVIEQTYRHFFINNLLRVGHVIVAINKMDLVDYEQEVFDEIKKDFEDLIAKSSYTEDQVTFIPVSALHGDNIAGGSDKMSWYKGPSLLDYLEGLEIDDLEGHSAARFSVQYVVRPKTDTHHDFRGFAGKLYGANLAVGDEVTVLPSLTQSKVKAIHFFDQEYDEAVPESSITITLEDEVNVSRGDMLVKSNELPKSEKQLSATVCQVNSKPLQIGAKYILQHGVNQVLAKVDSIEGLIHTDFSGQEPADQLKLNDIGKVNFRLSKPIHFDPYNVNKSNGSFILIDEGSFDTTSVGFIQ
- the cysD gene encoding sulfate adenylyltransferase subunit CysD translates to MNNIFVPNPKEAESIQIIREVAAQFERPVLLFSGGKDSITLVRLAQKAFYPARIPFPLLHVDTGHNFPETIEFRDQLVEELGLELIVRNVQDAIDQGKVTEEKGRYSSRNSLQTTTLLDAIEEFKFDACIGGARRDEEKARAKERVFSVRDDFGQWDEKNQRPELFDMLNGRIGQGQNVRAFPISNWTELDVWEYIKTENIKIPSIYFAHKRETFVRDGLIWSASEHVYREDHEEVEERMVRFRTVGDMTCTAAVLSNAETLEEVVDEIRESTISERGARIDDKRSEAAMENRKKVGYF
- a CDS encoding phosphoadenylyl-sulfate reductase; amino-acid sequence: MNKELIDDLSVRVEKLSIVEAISQLCELYPGKVVFSTSLGQEDQVITEIIAKNKLPVNIFTLDTGRLFYETYDLLSRTEAKYKVKIKTYFPKSESVEELVNDMGINGMYLSPENRKNCCYVRKVEPLKRALEGNTIWITGLRSEQSNNRSSMRKIEWDEGNQILKYNPLLDWSMDDMLQYIQDNKIPYNPLHDKGFVSIGCAPCTRAIEPGEDPRAGRWWWENSKKECGLHTK
- a CDS encoding DUF2061 domain-containing protein; amino-acid sequence: MIFDQPLRRIFADNEGRDSNAKSVIKSISWRLVGTIDTMVISYWVTGQVDMALSIGSIEVVSKMVLYYLHERVWEKAAQN
- a CDS encoding RrF2 family transcriptional regulator; translation: MLSKKTKYAFHALTYLGKHQEDGSVLIQDIAAEYGISHKFLENILLELKKAGLLGSKKGKGGGYYLIKEPHEIPLSRVIRLLDGPIALLPCVSLNYYEPCEECRDQDVCGLNKVMIQVRDETLNILENKTLADILDKD
- the htpG gene encoding molecular chaperone HtpG, which gives rise to MQEKGTISIHTENIFPIIKKFLYSDNEIFLRELVSNAVDATQKVKRLATLGQYSGDLGDLTVEVSFDKDKKTITVTDKGIGMTAEEVKKYINQIAFSGATEFVEKFKDAKDANEIIGKFGLGFYSAFMVAHRVDIQTLSYQEGAEPAKWTCDGSTEFEIGPGDRKERGTEITLHINEDSEEFLDKWKIQQILDKYCKFLPVPIKFETKTESVEDGKDDEGKPKYKSVEVDNIINTTEPLWTKSPNELKDEDYLNFYKELYPMSEDPLFWIHLNVDYPFNLTGVLYFPKVKNEFELQRNKIKLFSRQVFITDEVKDIVPEFLMLLHGVIDSPDIPLNVSRSFLQSDSNVKKINNYITKKVADKLGELYKKDRKGFEEKWNDVGLFVKYGMISEEKFYEKGKDFALLKNTAGEFFTLDEYQEKVKANQTDKDGQTIFLYSTDAAKQDAFIQSANKKDYDVLVMDSPIDSHFINHLEQKLEKTSLKRVDADVADKLIKKDEGPENVLTEDQTKQVKEIFEKAIDNQNFSVEVEGLSPEELPVTITMEEFMRRMKDMAQTGGGGMGFYGAMPDSYKVAINGNHKVVDKILKAENKEDQTRLAKQAFDLAMLSQGMLSGKDLTEFVKRSVDMI